In one Rutidosis leptorrhynchoides isolate AG116_Rl617_1_P2 chromosome 8, CSIRO_AGI_Rlap_v1, whole genome shotgun sequence genomic region, the following are encoded:
- the LOC139863233 gene encoding receptor-like protein 7: protein MAYYLFVFFCFIACSTVSSYLNTTTLIVYKLKCSPQQSSELLLFKHSISSINISFDYPPYDSPCQDRLGSSGYYPIMMNWNTSTDCCDWNGVTCDYSTGDVIGLDLSCGMLQGNIHPNTTLFNLPHLQKLNLAFNDFVDSQIPHEIGRFSNSLTHLNVSESGFGGNVPAEITLLHKLVSLDLSFNSADLSMEPRVFIDMLRNSTSLEELSLSYVNIFSTLPNYLNISSSLKLLNLEGTGLQGKLPVHIFNLRSMEVVDLLAYVDISWVLPTDIINISSSISYLELRNCSLMGSLPKYPRNLTHIIHLDLADNKLNGILPSWLFTLPSLKQLYLDNNKFTGQVPSNSFAPSPIEDLYLGNNELGGKIDQAFILKLTNLVSLDLSFNNFSSDWELDMLLSSLTNLIYLDLSYSGVSVTENNATHYVNPNFFNLSLASCKLKQFPVSLQYMKKLKILDLSNNEISGEFSLWAREIGGNNILAYLNLSHNFITDLPQFQFYALEQLYLQSNQIQGPIPPSICNMSYLYQLDLSNNNFSGVIPPCFGNFSSSLQVVNLANNDIHGTIPNTYEDCGKLEGLILRGNQLQGELPTSLSSCHHLRVLDLGNNHLNDTFPDWLGGLSRLQVLNLNSNNFHGRIVTSYGVKFPFPSLRVLDLSHNRFVGQLPTKYFQHFNAMKNVAKIGTKLEYMNTNGLYYSINVSVKGKDQYFQKLTVEYTIISLSNNNFGGNIPDIIGSLNSLIVLDLSHNSLTGRIPEDLGKLLEIESLDLSWNQLNGEIPRSLADLNFLAFLDFSQNHLVGRIPTGKQFNTFGSNSFGGNPNLCGLPLPKKCNENLQEPQLDGEEDEEENGFTWKAVALGYGCGTLIGMVIGYLMLSTGRPKWFNVIADEVEHMILNSGRKR from the exons ATGGCATACTATTTATTCGTGTTCTTCTGTTTTATTGCTTGTTCAACTGTATCCTCTTATTTAAATACCACCACCTTGATTGTTTATAAACTTAAATGCTCTCCTCAACAGTCCTCAGAGTTGCTTCTCTTTAAACACAGCATTTCCTCCATCAATATCTCATTCGATTATCCTCCATATGATTCACCATGTCAAGATCGGCTTGGTTCATCAGGTTACTATCCAATAATGATGAACTGGAACACAAGTACCGATTGTTGTGATTGGAATGGAGTCACTTGTGATTACTCCACTGGCGACGTTATTGGTCTGGATCTAAGTTGTGGTATGCTACAAGGTAACATCCATCCTAATACTACCCTCTTCAACCTTCCTCACCTCCAAAAACTCAACCTCGCTTTTAACGATTTCGTTGATTCTCAAATTCCGCATGAAATTGGAAGGTTTTCAAATAGTCTCACACATCTCAACGTTTCTGAAAGTGGCTTTGGTGGCAATGTCCCAGCGGAGATCACACTTCTTCATAAGTTGGTGTCTCTTGATCTCTCATTTAATTCTGCTGATTTAAGCATGGAACCACGTGTTTTCATAGACATGCTTAGAAATTCAACTTCTTTAGAAGAACTTTCGCTTTCTTATGTTAATATCTTCTCAACTTTACCTAATTATCTcaatatatcttcttctttgaaatTACTTAATCTTGAAGGGACTGGATTGCAAGGAAAATTACCTGTTCACATTTTCAATCTTCGATCCATGGAAGTAGTCGATTT GCTTGCGTATGTTGATATCTCCTGGGTTTTACCAACTGATATTATTAATATCTCTTCCTCTATCAGTTACTTAGAACTTCGAAATTGTAGTTTGATGGGTTCCCTACCCAAATATCCACGTAACCTAACACACATCATTCATCTAGATTTAGCAGATAACAAACTTAATGGGATATTGCCATCTTGGTTGTTTACTCTCCCATCTTTAAAACAACTCTATCTAGATAATAACAAGTTTACTGGACAAGTACCCTCTAATTCGTTTGCTCCTTCACCAATAGAAGATCTATACCTCGGTAACAATGAATTAGGTGGGAAAATTGATCAAGCCTTCATTCTAAAACTCACCAATCTCGTTTCGTTAGACCTTTCATTTAATAATTTTAGCAGTGATTGGGAGTTAGATATGTTGTTATCAAGTCTCACAAACCTTATTTATCTCGATCTCTCATATAGTGGTGTATCGGTTACGGAAAATAATGCTACTCATTATGTCAACCCAAATTTTTTTAACTTATCATTAGCCTCTTGCAAGTTAAAGCAGTTCCCAGTCTCCTTACAATACATGAAAAAACTTAAAATTTTAGATCTTTCTAACAATGAAATCAGCGGAGAGTTTTCTTTATGGGCAAGAGAGATAGGAGGTAACAATATTCTGGCTTACTTGAATCTATCACATAACTTCATAACAGACTTACCACAATTTCAATTTTACGCACTAGAACAACTATATTTGCAGTCCAATCAAATTCAAGGACCAATCCCTCCATCAATTTGCAACATGAGTTATCTATATCAATTGGATTTGTCAAATAATAACTTCAGTGGAGTTATTCCACCATGCTTTGGAAATTTTAGCTCCTCTCTTCAAGTGGTGAATTTAGCAAATAATGACATTCATGGTACAATTCCAAACACGTATGAAGATTGTGGAAAGTTAGAAGGTCTTATACTGAGGGGAAATCAGTTACAAGGAGAGTTGCCAACTTCGTTGTCCAGCTGTCATCATTTAAGAGTTCTTGATTTGGGAAACAACCACTTAAATGATACATTCCCTGATTGGTTAGGAGGTCTTTCACGACTGCAAGTTCTTAACCTCAACTCAAACAATTTTCATGGACGCATAGTAACCTCTTATGGTGTTAAATTCCCATTCCCAAGTTTGCGAGTTCTTGACTTATCTCATAATAGGTTTGTAGGCCAACTTCCaacaaaatattttcaacattttaATGCTATGAAGAATGTGGCAAAGATAGGCACAAAACTCGAATATATGAATACAAATGGTTTGTATTACTCGATCAATGTTTCTGTGAAAGGGAAGGACCAATACTTTCAAAAACTAACAGTTGAATATACAATTATTAGTCTTTCCAACAATAATTTTGGAGGGAACATTCCGGATATTATTGGAAGTCTAAACTCACTGATAGTGCTCGACTTATCCCACAACAGCCTCACAGGTCGCATACCAGAAGATCTTGGAAAACTATTAGAAATTGAATCATTAGACCTATCCTGGAATCAGCTTAATGGTGAGATCCCTCGAAGCCTTGCAGACTTGAATTTTCTTGCATTCTTAGATTTCTCGCAAAACCATCTTGTGGGCCGCATTCCAACAGGAAAACAGTTCAACACATTTGGATCGAACTCATTTGGAGGCAATCCGAATCTGTGTGGTCTTCCGTTGCCCAAAAAGTGCAATGAGAATCTACAAGAACCACAGCTTGATGGTgaggaagatgaggaagagaatggGTTTACATGGAAAGCGGTGGCGTTGGGATATGGTTGTGGGACCCTAATTGGAATGGTGATTGGTTATCTCATGCTGTCGACTGGAAGACCAAAGTGGTTCAATGTAATTGCTGATGAAGTGGAGCATATGATCTTGAACAGTGGAAGAAAGAGATGA